One window from the genome of Magnolia sinica isolate HGM2019 chromosome 4, MsV1, whole genome shotgun sequence encodes:
- the LOC131243055 gene encoding pumilio homolog 6, chloroplastic-like: MLLLILDSLCSYSAFEEVLPHAPTLMTDVFGNYVIQKFFDHGSPKQRKELANQLAGHIQPLSLQMYGCWVIQKGPTQFNLANPRLHMLPFLMDDGQHSYDLRLV; the protein is encoded by the exons ATGCTCCTTTTGATTCTTGATTCACTTTGTAGTTATTCTGCTTTTGAAGAAGTTCTCCCACATGCTCCAACATTGATGACTGATGTGTTTGGCAATTATGTTATTCAAAAG TTTTTTGATCATGGAAGCCCTAAGCAAAGAAAAGAACTAGCAAATCAGCTTGCTGGCCACATTCAACCTTTGAGCCTTCAGATGTATGGGTGCTGGGTAATTCAAAAG GGCCCTACACAATTCAATCTGGCTAATCCACGCTTACACATGTTGCCCTTTTTAATGGACG ATGGACAACATTCTTATGATCTCAGACTAGTTTGA